GCTAGGAGACGGGCCGCGCGAGCGACACGCGCTGCGGCGCCTTCACGATCAGCGCACCCGGCTGGATCGAGAACCGCATCGCGATGGCCTCGCCGTACGGGTCGCCGTCGATCTGCACCGGCATCGGCTCGTCGAGGCGCGCCTTGAACTCGGTGCACTGGCCGTAGCCGAGCGTCGGCACCGCCTTCTGCGGCCCGATGAGCCTCTTGCGGCGCAGCACGCGCGTGAGCAGCGCCGAGTTCACGGTCACGTACTTCACGACCTGCAGCCAGCCGTACGCATCCTTGGGCCGCAGGATGGCGACGTCGAGGCGACCGTCGTCGATCTTCGCGTCGGGCAGCAGCACGACGTTGCCGGTGAGGGCGCCGCAGTTGCCGACCATGAGCGTGTTGAGGCCCACGGTGCGCTGCTGGCCGCCGTCGACGCGGTAGCGCATGCGCACGCGCTGGATGCGCTGCACCGACTTGACGATCGCGTCGACGTACGCGAGCCAGCCGACCTTCTTCTTCAGGTCGGCATCCGTGTTCTGCACCATGGCGGCGTCGAGGCCGAAGCCGGCGATGACGACGAACGCGTGCTTCGCCTTGCCGCCGTCCTCGCGCTCGAACTCCGCCCAGCCCACGTCGATGCGGCGGTCCTTGCCGTCGAACGCGGTGCGCACGGATGCGCGCAGGAAGGTGAGGTCGATGCCGAGGTTGCGTGCGAGCAGGTTGCCGGTGCCCGAGGGCAGCACCGCGAGCGCGATGTCGGTGCCGGCGAGCAGCTCGGCCGCCATGCGCACCGTGCCGTCGCCGCCGGCGACGAGCGCGACGTCGACGCCCTCGGCGATCGCCGCCTCGACGGCCTTGCGGCCGTCGTCGTCGGCGTCGGTCTCGAACCAGAGCGCCTCGTCCCAGTCCTCGGGCTGGGCACCCTCGACGGCCTTCTCCAGCGCTCGCAGGTCGGCCTTCACGGGGTTGTAGACCACGGCTGCACGCATGTGCTCACCCTAGACTGGACGAGTGATCGACCCCTCCCTCTTGCGTGAGCATCCCGAGTCGGTGAGGCACAGCCAGCAGGTGCGTGGCGACTCCGTCGACGTCGTCGACGAGGCCATCGCCGCCGACGCGTCGCGCCGCGCGGCGATCGGCGAGTTCGAGCGCCTGCGCGCTGCCCAGAACGCGCACGCCTCCCTCGTCGGCAAGGCCTCGAAGGAGGAGCGCCCCGCGCTCATCGCGCAGGCGAAGGAGGCCTCCGAGCAGGTGAAGGCCGCGCAGGCCGCCGTCGGCGACGCCGAGTCGGCGCTCGACGCCGTCATGGGCCGCATCGGCAACCTCGTGCACCCCTCCGTGCCCGCCGGCGGCGAGGAGGACTTCGCGCTGCTGTCGACGCACGGCACCGAGCGCACGTTCGACTTCGCCGCGCGCGACCACGTCGAGCTCGCCGAGGGCCTGAAGGCGCTCGACCTGCAGCGCGGCGTGAAGGTGTCGGGCAGCCGCTTCTACTTCCTCTCGGGCATCGGCATGCGCCTCGAGCTCGCGATCATGCTCATGGGCCTCGACGAGGTGCTCGCCGACGGGTTCACGCCGCTCGTGACGCCGACGCTCGTGCGCCCCGAGGTCATGCAGGGCACCGGATTCCTCGGCGAGCACGCCGCCGAGGTGTACCACCTGCCCGCCGACGACCTCTTCCTCACGGGCACGTCGGAGGTGGCGCTCGCCGGCTTCCACGCCGACGAGATCGTCGACGTCGAGCAGCCGCTGCGCTACGCCGGATGGTCGACCTGCTACCGCCGCGAGGCGGGCTCCGCAGGCCGCGACACGCGCGGCATCCTGCGCGTGCACCAGTTCAACAAGCTCGAGATGTTCTCGTACGTGCAGCCCGACCAGGCGGAGGCCGAGCACGAGCGCCTGCGCGCGCTGCAGGAGCGCATGCTGCAGGCGTGCGAGCTCGACTACCGCGTCATCGACGTCGCCGCGGGCGACCTCGGCTCGTCGGCGTCGCGCAAGTTCGACATCGAGGCGTGGGTGCCGTCGCAGGGCACGTACCGCGAGCTCACGTCGACGTCGAACTGCACGACGTTCCAGGCGCGCCGCCTGAACACGCGCTACCGCACCGAGACGGGCAAGACGGCCCCGGTCGCGACGCTCAACGGCACCGCGGCGACGACGCGCTGGCTCGTCGCCATCCTCGAGACGCACCAGCAGCCCGACGGCTCGGTGCGCGTGCCCGAGCGGCTGCGGCC
The sequence above is a segment of the Agrococcus jejuensis genome. Coding sequences within it:
- the serS gene encoding serine--tRNA ligase, which produces MIDPSLLREHPESVRHSQQVRGDSVDVVDEAIAADASRRAAIGEFERLRAAQNAHASLVGKASKEERPALIAQAKEASEQVKAAQAAVGDAESALDAVMGRIGNLVHPSVPAGGEEDFALLSTHGTERTFDFAARDHVELAEGLKALDLQRGVKVSGSRFYFLSGIGMRLELAIMLMGLDEVLADGFTPLVTPTLVRPEVMQGTGFLGEHAAEVYHLPADDLFLTGTSEVALAGFHADEIVDVEQPLRYAGWSTCYRREAGSAGRDTRGILRVHQFNKLEMFSYVQPDQAEAEHERLRALQERMLQACELDYRVIDVAAGDLGSSASRKFDIEAWVPSQGTYRELTSTSNCTTFQARRLNTRYRTETGKTAPVATLNGTAATTRWLVAILETHQQPDGSVRVPERLRPYLGGLEVLEPVA
- a CDS encoding diacylglycerol/lipid kinase family protein, translating into MRAAVVYNPVKADLRALEKAVEGAQPEDWDEALWFETDADDDGRKAVEAAIAEGVDVALVAGGDGTVRMAAELLAGTDIALAVLPSGTGNLLARNLGIDLTFLRASVRTAFDGKDRRIDVGWAEFEREDGGKAKHAFVVIAGFGLDAAMVQNTDADLKKKVGWLAYVDAIVKSVQRIQRVRMRYRVDGGQQRTVGLNTLMVGNCGALTGNVVLLPDAKIDDGRLDVAILRPKDAYGWLQVVKYVTVNSALLTRVLRRKRLIGPQKAVPTLGYGQCTEFKARLDEPMPVQIDGDPYGEAIAMRFSIQPGALIVKAPQRVSLARPVS